A single genomic interval of Oryza sativa Japonica Group chromosome 7, ASM3414082v1 harbors:
- the LOC4342382 gene encoding uncharacterized oxidoreductase At1g06690, chloroplastic yields MMAGTLQVAGGCLAPLLPSRRAAAAVRPPRASGASASAAAAAAAVEEDGKVRLGGSDVAVTKLGIGAWSWGDTTYWNEFQWDDRKLKAAKGAFDASVDCGITFFDTAEVYGAGISGAINSESLLGRFIKERQQKEQVEVAIATKFAALPWRLGRGSVISALKDSLSRLGVSSVELYQLHWPGIWGNEGYLDGLGDAYEQGLVKAVGVSNYSEKRLRDAYERLKKRGVPLASNQVNYSLIYRNPEENGVKAACDELGITLIAYSPIAQGVLTGKYTPNNPPTGPRGRIYTPEFLTKLQPLINRIKEIGGSYEKTPTQVVLNWLICQGNVVPIPGAKNAEQAREFAGALGWSLTDQEVEELRSMAREIKPVIGFPVEKL; encoded by the exons ATGATGGCCGGGACCCTGCAGGTCGCCGGTGGCTGCCTGGCGCCCCTCCTCCCCagccgacgagcggcggcggcggtacgCCCGCCACGCGCGTCcggggcgtcggcgtcggcggcggcggcggcggcggcggtggaggaggacggcAAGGTGAGGCTGGGTGGGTCGGACGTGGCGGTGACCAAGCTCGGCATCGGCGCCTGGTCCTGGGGCGACACCACCTACTGGAACGAGTTCCAGTGGGACG ATAGGAAATTGAAGGCTGCTAAAGGAGCATTTGATGCGAGTGTCGATTGCGGAATAACCTTCTTTGATACTGCAGAAGTATATGGTGCAGGG ATATCAGGAGCCATAAATTCAGAAAGTTTACTAGGAAG ATTCATCAAGGAAAGGCAACAGAAAGAACAGGTCGAAGTAGCCATTGCGACAAAGTTTGCAGCCCTTCCGTGGAGGCTTGGCCGAGGAAGTGTTATTTCTGCACTGAAGGACTCGTTATCCCGCCTTGGCGTCTCCTCAGTTGAGCTCTACCAACTTCATTG GCCAGGGATATGGGGAAATGAAG GTTACCTTGATGGTCTTGGAGATGCTTATGAGCAAGGTCTTGTAAAAGCTGTTGGAGTCTCAAACTACAGCG AAAAGCGTCTACGGGATGCTTACGAGCGCCTCAAGAAGAGGGGAGTTCCACTTGCTTCAAACCAAGTAAACTACAGTTTGATATACAGGAACCCTGAAGAAAATGGGGTAAAAGCGGCTTGTGATGAGCTTGGTATTACTTTGATCGCATATTCCCCGATCGCTCAAG GTGTTCTGACAGGAAAATACACTCCAAATAATCCCCCAACTGGGCCCCGTGGACGAATATACACTCCTGAGTTCCTGACCAAG CTCCAACCACTTATTAACAGGATTAAAGAGATTGGAGGAAGTTATGAGAAGACCCCAACTCAG GTGGTTCTGAACTGGCTGATCTGCCAAGGCAACGTTGTGCCGATCCCCGGAGCGAAGAACGCAGAGCAGGCCAGGGAGTTCGCTGGTGCGCTCGGGTGGAGCCTGACGGATCAGGAGGTGGAAGAACTGCGTTCCATGGCACGAGAGATCAAGCCGGTCATCGGATTCCCAGTAGAGAAGTTGTAA